From Vidua macroura isolate BioBank_ID:100142 chromosome 8, ASM2450914v1, whole genome shotgun sequence, one genomic window encodes:
- the C8H10orf71 gene encoding cardiac-enriched FHL2-interacting protein, giving the protein MQGNKKHTEGHSDSSSIGSLLDDADREVSSLTDRAFKSLCVAELEDPYNEPELCISPDFALQLSAKIHSGTLNHDIKKSNVCDKLTARNNEHTIWASTFQQLPKCASEEKRIAKNNTFAMERKLSLPVPGPRNNKHVSKVSSLIKTFDKTADQGSGSSLIANKQPIKNSFQKYKINHGNDTASWDDTDILSIHKELSEFSEASQGSHCLSGKHEPQRRPNKIGLSYGDSDGYYPVLIEMSKVAKSNFSHSSKKALKNRNLKVSEPAKKGSFLHSENSAFESWNVHHKKMTEKEEFVDLKMEKDGLAYLEESPVVKGSHTDEHKLSPVMTSVARKKEKDFQMKPTLQEASFSLRVVPQGLVPTETKFPVAFPPTPPPRNHVHQGPPRPPPTPPAPPLPPLARPGRPSTPPSPEAPPVPPPPVPARLSPTALSQASVSPQSVSCRMVSPSLRFETPSPPPPKAQATLTEEESHSPQLGNTCPPWRRQRATERAAGKRQPAKEKVTDSHKTSLSEKAAGADPGLHVTPLAKQANSPGSISSSFNISELLTPVIPMKQQVDTVESELIPLTPPPTESTASRDHGESTLDDYRSWDNCRLTASSLLFNLKDVRKRVKSIYTPSPLLRALEEKNKTRENMQESVQMDSSFSISHDESEKNITEKDELSDIAYVLSSSVHENDNKTDLTGHFTGNYLTLSSPQTTEDLPFYQTGDSMKQDNSKHQDLVKNTGDFPSFRYESNELDLGKHQQYTAQRPFSRDSVDTKAGQPMQNHNVQGEENERQAAIQNENFAFKTLLNQLSPPEDEPYSGTQTNIVVPGYEARGKRSTSSSEQSFVSTVEQPLQEEPFLPVPLMEQTCLQESQRTDSEMHSGSKKRHKERGKEVGEDELQYRACISPGTSAAEKREGSVTGNEERSLMKEKLEREKREEANSTNSASDSIRDTSISRPEEPQTPSSSSSTKPSLFMIKDNTFRSPQVIKAVKLPLLRSFSLDDTVSSSYKEMECKFMSPAVYNKQHMLHAQEVGWWASRHRGQQNVRDGATDREKEASEPGSTSVTLDPSLLENTESFSFGKLTEEDEKTCVLLNKFGKMDEESVCRSKKKHTKARHSLAQPIIGLENDQAQNNPSYSAERKTNYFKNHHLSNRKGGSCAKKIITRQTISPVTGSILEDHTCSSVSNDTLEDILHTEGAPLLDNLSCSAVTSPRSGSTMHSLAASSLSDKPTISGLRETEDVTNPALLNMALERQAYMPAEEIINSAQRNLLLDVTGEDGRLEPRGLSGRPTGKPPTVPPKTEKALRRAKKLANKRKKVQEQQKNHQTEHADAVGRKPTHSGETIVSASPSVYSPLHPPLLSTFTPTETTPGKSRLAPAASSSPSSTQRKLLQDPDSGQYYVVDLPAEVNVKTFYDPETGKYVQVSVPSLEQNLHQSTSSSSTYASYPRVLPLPASSVAVLKSPSQLSEPAWSVPAAPEPAELPEDGQQDYRYTESVDIQPDTEPASYSYHQDAGETQVHLGKDMSRTQSTSIVTLTNLDDFAAEGVS; this is encoded by the coding sequence ATGCAGGGAAATAAGAAACATACAGAAGGACACAGTGATTCCTCAAGTATTGGGAGTCTTCTGGATGACGCAGACAGAGAGGTGAGCAGCCTCACAGATCGGGCTTTCAAAAGTTTGTGTGTAGCAGAACTTGAAGACCCTTACAATGAACCAGAACTTTGCATTTCACCTGACTTCGCCCTCCAGTTGTCTGCTAAAATTCACTCAGGGACGTTAAACCATGACATCAAGAAAAGCAATGTCTGTGACAAGCTAACAGCAAGAAACAATGAACATACAATATGGGCTTCTACATTCCAGCAGTTACCTAAGTGTGCTTCGGAGGAGAAGAGGATTGCTAAAAACAACACCTTTGCCATGGAAAGGAAATTGAGCTTGCCAGTCCCTGGTCCAAGGAACAATAAACATGTTTCAAAAGTGTCCTCATTGATTAAGACATTTGATAAGACTGCAGACCAAGGGTCAGGAAGTTCTCTGATAGCAAATAAGCAGCCCATTAAGAATagctttcaaaaatacaaaataaatcatGGCAATGATACTGCTTCCTGGGATGATACAGACATTTTAAGTATCCACAAGGaactttctgaattttctgagGCTAGTCAAGGTAGCCACTGCCTCAGTGGCAAACATGAGCCACAGAGAAGACCTAATAAAATAGGTCTGAGTTATGGGGACTCTGATGGTTATTATCCTGTGCTGATTGAGATGTCAAAAGTAGCCAAGTCAAATTTTTCCCATTCTTCTAAGAAggctttaaaaaacagaaacttGAAAGTTAGTGAACCagcaaaaaaaggcagttttcttcacagtgagAATAGTGCTTTTGAATCATGGAATGTTCATCataaaaaaatgacagaaaaggaggaatttgttgacttaaaaatggaaaaggatgGTCTTGCATACCTGGAAGAATCACCAGTTGTTAAAGGATCCCACACAGATGAACATAAATTGTCACCTGTCATGACCAGTGTTGctaggaagaaagagaaagattttcAGATGAAGCCAACTCTACAAGAAGCTTCTTTCTCTCTCCGAGTTGTACCTCAGGGTCTCGTCCCTACAGAAACCAAATTTCCTGTTGCTTTCCCTCCCACGCCTCCCCCTAGGAACCATGTACACCAGGGTCCCCCTCGgccaccccccaccccaccagcacctcctctcccacccctggcccggcccggccgtcCCTCAACTCCCCCTAGCCCTGAAGCCCCTCCTGTGCCACCACCCCCAGTGCCAGCTCGACTTTCCCCCACTGCCTTGTCCCAAGCCTCTGTGTCACCCCAGTCTGTGTCCTGTAGGATGGTTTCACCCTCACTCAGGTTTGAGACACCCAGTCCACCTCCACCGAAAGCCCAGGCCACCTTAACTGAAGAGGAatcccacagcccccagctgggCAATACCTGTCCACCCTGGAGGAGACAGAGGGCTACAGAaagggcagcagggaagagaCAGCCTGCAAAGGAGAAGGTCACAGACAGCCACAAGACCTCATTGTCTGAAAAGGCAGCTGGTGCTGACCCTGGTCTGCATGTGACTCCTCTGGCTAAACAGGCAAACTCCCCTGGATCCATCAGTTCCTCTTTCAACATCAGCGAACTCCTAACGCCTGTCATACCAATGAAACAGCAGGTGGACACTGTTGAAAGTGAGCTGATCCCCCTGACACCTCCTCCCACAGAGAGCACGGCCTCAAGAGACCATGGGGAGAGCACCTTAGATGATTACAGGTCTTGGGATAATTGCAGGTTGACAGCATCGAGTCTGTTATTTAACTTAAAGGATGTGCGCAAACGTGTTAAAAGCATTTATACCCCTTCTCCCCTGTTAAGGGCcttggaggagaaaaataaaacaagggaAAATATGCAGGAGAGTGTGCAAATGGATTCCTCATTCTCAATTTCACATGACgaaagtgagaaaaatattacagagAAAGATGAATTGAGTGATATAGCTTATGTATTGTCTAGCAGTGTTCATGAAAATGACAATAAAACCGATTTAACTGGACACTTCACAGGCAATTACCTGACTTTAAGTTCACCCCAGACAACAGAAGACCTTCCATTTTACCAAACAGGAGACAGCATGAAGCAAGACAACTCAAAGCACCAAGATCTGGTTAAAAACACAGGGGATTTCCCCTCATTCAGATATGAATCAAATGAACTTGACTTAGGAAAACATCAGCAGTATACAGCACAGAGACCATTCAGTAGAGACAGTGTAGATACAAAAGCTGGGCAGCCTATGCAAAATCACAATGTGCAGGGTGAGGAAAATGAAAGACAAGCTGCtattcagaatgaaaattttGCCTTCAAAACACTCCTAAACCAACTCTCACCACCAGAAGATGAACCTTACAGTGGCACCCAAACCAACATTGTGGTACCTGGCTATGAAGCACGGGGCAAAAGAAGCACTAGTTCCTCAGAGCAATCCTTTGTCTCCACAGTGGAGCAGCCACTTCAAGAAGAGCCATTTCTGCCAGTGCCCCTGATGGAGCAGACATGCCTCCAAGAAAGCCAGAGGACTGACAGTGAAATGCATTCAGGAAGTAAGAAAAGACacaaggagagagggaaagaggtTGGGGAAGATGAACTGCAATATCGTGCTTGTATCAGCCCTGGTACTAGTGCAGCAGAGAAGAGGGAGGGAAGTGTTACTGGGAATGAAGAGAGGAGCTTGATGAAAGAGAAactagagagagagaaaagggaagaggcCAACAGCACAAATTCTGCGTCCGACAGTATAAGAGACACGTCCATCTCCAGGCCTGAGGAACCACAAACACCTTCATCTTCAAGCTCAACCAAACCCAGTCTGTTTATGATTAAAGATAACACATTCAGGTCACCTCAGGTAATAAAGGCTGTCAAGCTGCCCCTACTCCGGTCATTTTCCCTGGATGATACAGTGAGCAGCAGTTATAAGGAAATGGAATGTAAGTTTATGTCCCCAGCAGTTTACAACAAGCAGCACATGTTGCATGCCCAGGAGGTTGGCTGGTGGGCATCAAGACACAGAGGGCAGCAGAATGTGAGAGATGGAGCAActgacagagaaaaagaagccaGTGAGCCTGGATCTACTTCAGTAACACTGGATCCCAGTCTTCTGGAAAATACAGAGAgcttttcatttggaaaactgACGGAGGAAGATGAAAAGACTTGTGTGTTGTTAAATAAATTTGGGAAAATGGATGAGGAAAGTGTCTGTAGAAGTAAAAAGAAGCATACAAAGGCAAGACACAGCTTAGCACAGCCAATTATAGGTCTGGAAAATGACCAAGCACAAAATAACCCCAGCTATTCTgcagaaagaaagacaaattaCTTTAAGAATCATCATTTATCTAACCGCAAAGGGGGCTCTTGtgcaaaaaaaataatcactaGGCAGACAATTTCCCCTGTGACTGGCTCCATATTAGAGGACCACACCTGTTCTTCTGTATCCAATGACACTTTAGAGGATATCCTGCATACAGAAGGTGCACCTTTGTTAGACAATCTTTCATGCTCTGCTGTTACAAGCCCCAGGTCAGGAAGCACGATGCACTCTCTTGCTGCCAGTTCATTGTCAGATAAACCAACTATTTCTGGCCTTAGAGAGACAGAGGATGTTACAAATCCTGCCTTGTTGAACATGGCACTAGAGAGGCAAGCTTAtatgcctgcagaagagataaTCAATTCAGCACAGAGGAACCTACTTTTGGATGTCACAGGGGAAGATGGGAGACTGGAGCCCAGGGGACTTAGTGGGAGACCCACAGGCAAACCACCCACTGTGCCACCAAAAACAGAAAAGGCTCTGCGTCGGGCTAAAAAGCTGgcaaacaagaggaaaaaagtgcaagagcagcagaaaaaccATCAGACTGAGCATGCAGATGCTGTAGGGAGAAAGCCTACTCATTCTGGAGAGACAATAGTATCTGCTTCACCCTCAGTATATTCTCCCCTTCATCCTCCCCTTCTCTCAACTTTCACTCCCACAGAAACCACTCCTGGGAAATCTAGACTTGCACCTGCAGCAAGCTCTTCACCCTCTTCCACCCAGCGGAAACTCCTCCAAGACCCTGACTCCGGTCAATACTATGTAGTTGATTTACCAGCTGAAGTTAATGTAAAGACATTTTATGACCCAGAAACAGGCAAATATGTTCAAGTCTCAGTCCCTTCCTTGGAACAGAACTTACACCAGTCCACCTCTTCTTCTTCCACCTATGCCTCTTACCCTAGAGTGCTGCCTTTACCAGCCTCATCAGTAGCTGTGCTGAAATCACCTTCTCAACTCTCTGAACCTGCCTGGTCAGTGCCTGCTGCACCAGAACCAGCTGAACTACCTGAAGATGGCCAGCAGGACTACAGATACACTGAGTCTGTGGATATTCAGCCTGACACTGAGCCAGCCTCCTACTCCTACCACCAAGATGCTGGAGAAACTCAAGTTCACTTAGGAAAGGATATGAGCCGAACCCAAAGTACTAGCATTGTCACCCTCACCAATTTAGATGATTTTGCTGCTGAAGGAGTATCTTGA